The following coding sequences are from one Longimicrobium sp. window:
- a CDS encoding trypsin-like peptidase domain-containing protein, with product MNARLRKLAVPGLLAAGIGAGATVAGVMKDPVPDALAQQAAPAVYTASAAAPGSPAALSSAFRAASHAAMDAVVQVRVQTAARTVSQGDPYGGTPFEGMFGGGQMRVPPQAGSGSGFIISADGYVVTNNHVVDNASRVTVVMNDKREFTARVVGRDPNTDIAVLKIEGRGLPTVRLGDSDGLDTGDWVLALGYPLELGQTTTAGIVSAKGRSIGIMSRDAESTGATAPLEHYIQTDAAINPGNSGGPLVDLQGSVVGVNSAIASPTGYYSGYGFAVPINLARRVAEDLIRYGVVHRPMMGVQIRDVTSADAEVFGLPSPDGAVVASEPSGAARQAGLRMGDVIVALDGRAVRNRGDLMETVMRKEPGDEIRVDYVRYGARRSATLRLTQMDLRPARDDAQKMASAADADRDAVTDRVGVAVTQLTPSIAQQLRLQGAQGVVVTGVDRMGPAAGQLVRGMVIERVNGREVGSVAEWRQAISALRPGQVVSITARLPEDGGETIVNFRARS from the coding sequence ATGAACGCCAGACTTCGCAAGCTTGCCGTGCCCGGCCTGCTCGCCGCCGGGATCGGCGCCGGCGCCACCGTGGCCGGCGTGATGAAGGACCCCGTTCCCGACGCGCTGGCGCAGCAGGCCGCGCCCGCCGTGTACACTGCCAGCGCCGCCGCGCCCGGCTCGCCCGCGGCGCTCAGCAGCGCCTTCCGCGCCGCCAGCCACGCTGCGATGGACGCGGTGGTGCAGGTGCGGGTGCAGACCGCCGCCCGCACCGTGTCGCAGGGCGATCCCTACGGCGGCACCCCCTTCGAGGGGATGTTCGGCGGCGGGCAGATGCGCGTGCCGCCGCAGGCCGGCTCCGGCAGCGGCTTCATCATCTCCGCCGACGGCTACGTCGTCACCAACAACCACGTGGTCGACAACGCCAGTCGCGTGACGGTGGTGATGAACGACAAGCGCGAGTTCACCGCGCGCGTCGTGGGGCGCGACCCCAACACCGACATCGCCGTGCTGAAGATCGAGGGCCGCGGGCTGCCCACCGTCCGGCTCGGCGACAGCGACGGGCTCGACACGGGCGACTGGGTGCTGGCGCTCGGCTATCCCCTCGAGCTGGGGCAGACCACCACGGCGGGGATCGTGAGCGCCAAGGGGCGCAGCATCGGCATCATGAGCCGCGACGCCGAGTCCACCGGCGCCACCGCCCCGCTCGAGCACTACATCCAGACCGACGCCGCCATCAACCCCGGCAACTCGGGCGGCCCGCTGGTCGACCTGCAGGGGAGCGTGGTGGGCGTGAACAGCGCCATCGCCAGCCCCACCGGTTATTACTCGGGATACGGCTTCGCGGTGCCCATCAACCTGGCGCGGCGCGTGGCCGAGGACCTGATCCGCTACGGCGTGGTGCACCGCCCGATGATGGGCGTGCAGATCCGCGACGTGACCTCCGCCGACGCCGAGGTGTTCGGCCTTCCCTCGCCCGACGGCGCGGTGGTGGCCAGCGAGCCCAGCGGCGCGGCGCGGCAGGCCGGGCTGCGGATGGGCGACGTGATCGTGGCGCTGGACGGCCGCGCGGTACGCAACCGCGGCGACCTGATGGAGACGGTGATGCGCAAGGAGCCGGGCGACGAGATCCGGGTCGACTACGTCCGCTACGGCGCCCGCCGCTCGGCCACCCTGCGGCTGACGCAGATGGACCTGCGCCCGGCGCGCGACGACGCGCAGAAGATGGCGTCGGCGGCCGACGCCGACCGCGACGCGGTGACCGACCGCGTGGGCGTGGCGGTGACGCAGCTCACCCCGTCGATCGCGCAGCAGCTGCGGCTGCAGGGCGCGCAGGGCGTGGTGGTGACGGGGGTGGACCGGATGGGCCCCGCCGCCGGCCAGCTGGTGCGCGGGATGGTGATCGAGCGCGTCAACGGCCGCGAGGTCGGCAGCGTGGCCGAGTGGCGGCAGGCGATCTCCGCCCTGCGCCCGGGGCAGGTGGTGTCCATCACCGCCCGCCTCCCCGAGGACGGCGGGGAGACGATCGTCAACTTCCGCGCGCGGAGCTGA
- a CDS encoding response regulator transcription factor — protein MRILIVEDNPRIASFLQKGLREEGYVVDVAGDGDTAFDRATQQGFDGAVVDVMIPGRDGFALVRDLREAGVALPVLLLTARDRTEDKVMGLDSGADDYLTKPFEFSELTARLRALLRRTQGTGAPATLRVGDLEMDPATRDVKRDGQHVELTPKEFALLEFLMRNADRPLSRATLMEHVWGIRFDPGTNIVDVCVNSLRNKLQDRDRGLIQTVRGVGYVVRNPEERVEAAE, from the coding sequence ATGCGAATCCTGATCGTAGAAGACAACCCGCGCATCGCGTCGTTCCTGCAGAAGGGGCTGCGCGAGGAGGGATACGTGGTGGATGTGGCCGGCGACGGCGACACCGCGTTTGACCGCGCCACGCAGCAGGGGTTCGACGGCGCAGTGGTGGACGTGATGATCCCCGGGCGCGACGGGTTCGCACTGGTGCGCGACCTGCGCGAGGCCGGCGTGGCCCTCCCCGTCCTTCTCCTCACCGCGCGCGACCGCACCGAGGACAAGGTAATGGGGCTGGACTCGGGGGCCGACGACTACCTGACCAAGCCCTTCGAGTTCAGCGAGCTGACGGCCAGGCTGCGCGCGCTGCTGCGGCGCACGCAGGGGACGGGAGCGCCCGCCACGCTGCGGGTGGGCGACCTGGAGATGGACCCGGCCACGCGCGACGTGAAGCGCGACGGCCAGCACGTGGAGCTGACGCCCAAGGAGTTCGCGCTGCTGGAGTTCCTGATGCGCAACGCCGACCGCCCGCTCAGCCGTGCCACGCTGATGGAGCACGTCTGGGGGATCCGCTTCGACCCGGGCACCAACATCGTGGACGTGTGCGTGAACTCGCTGCGCAACAAGCTGCAGGACCGCGACCGCGGGCTGATCCAGACGGTGCGCGGCGTGGGCTACGTGGTGCGCAACCCCGAGGAGCGGGTGGAGGCGGCGGAATGA
- a CDS encoding ATP-binding protein, translated as MTHTPPPATLNGAPPSAAATAVRPPESTGGTPSPSPQTGGTGKRVRAWSLRREIVVGYSAVLLIALALFAFATYLILRQTLARTGTQSLRETAAAAEQLILPANIPRIAVEETRLPPAPGEVEALRRRSRLATGDVVQIFVARSGEVEKRALRSFAFIALLLIPVTALAAAGVGYSVANRILKPLNRLVTATREIGGIAALGRRVEEPEHPTELRDLSRSFNEMLARLQRAVETLRSFTADASHELRTPLTAIRGTAEVALTRERDAEELRETLGEVLDETQQMLRLVEDLLTLARGDQAVAPAMEPVDVAAVLRDVQDVGEALAMGKEVEVRLETAEHMTVLGAAGPLRRLFLNLVSNAVKFTERGAVTIAARMVDEPVAAAPAPPAEDGQAPLPVPVPRSRRCVEVTVTDTGVGIAPEALPRVFDRFYRADAARERSGGTGLGLAIARMIAEQHGGTLAARSRIGQGSTFTVRLPARETPA; from the coding sequence ATGACGCACACCCCGCCGCCGGCCACGCTGAACGGCGCGCCGCCCTCCGCCGCGGCGACGGCCGTGCGCCCGCCGGAGAGCACGGGCGGGACGCCCTCCCCGTCGCCGCAGACGGGGGGGACGGGGAAGCGTGTGCGCGCGTGGTCGCTGCGGCGGGAGATCGTGGTCGGCTATTCGGCGGTGCTGCTGATCGCCCTCGCGCTCTTCGCCTTCGCCACCTACCTGATCCTGCGGCAGACGCTGGCCAGAACGGGCACGCAGTCGCTGCGCGAGACGGCCGCCGCGGCCGAGCAGCTCATCCTCCCCGCCAACATCCCGCGCATCGCGGTGGAAGAGACGCGCCTGCCGCCCGCGCCAGGCGAGGTGGAGGCGCTGCGCCGCCGCAGCCGGCTCGCGACGGGCGACGTGGTCCAGATCTTCGTGGCCCGCAGCGGCGAGGTGGAGAAGCGGGCGCTGCGCTCCTTCGCCTTCATCGCCCTGCTGCTGATCCCGGTGACCGCGCTGGCGGCGGCGGGGGTGGGATACAGCGTCGCGAACCGCATCCTCAAGCCGCTCAACCGCCTGGTGACGGCCACGCGGGAGATCGGCGGCATCGCCGCGCTGGGGCGGCGGGTGGAAGAGCCGGAGCATCCCACGGAGCTACGCGACCTGTCGCGTTCGTTCAACGAGATGCTGGCGCGGCTGCAGCGCGCGGTGGAAACGCTGCGCAGCTTCACCGCCGACGCCAGCCACGAGCTGCGCACCCCGCTCACGGCCATCCGCGGCACGGCCGAGGTGGCGCTCACCCGCGAGCGCGACGCCGAGGAGCTGCGCGAGACCCTGGGCGAGGTGCTGGACGAGACGCAGCAGATGCTGCGGCTGGTGGAGGACCTGCTCACCCTGGCGCGCGGCGACCAGGCGGTGGCGCCGGCGATGGAGCCGGTGGACGTGGCCGCCGTGCTGCGCGACGTGCAGGACGTCGGCGAGGCGCTGGCCATGGGGAAGGAGGTCGAGGTGCGGCTGGAGACGGCCGAGCACATGACCGTGCTGGGCGCGGCCGGGCCGCTCCGCCGGCTGTTCCTCAACCTCGTCTCCAACGCGGTGAAGTTCACCGAGCGCGGCGCGGTGACCATCGCCGCGCGGATGGTGGACGAGCCGGTGGCCGCCGCGCCCGCGCCGCCAGCCGAGGACGGGCAGGCGCCGCTCCCGGTGCCGGTGCCGCGGTCGCGCAGGTGCGTGGAGGTGACGGTGACGGACACCGGCGTCGGCATCGCACCCGAGGCGCTGCCGCGCGTGTTCGACCGCTTCTACCGCGCCGACGCGGCCCGCGAGCGCAGCGGCGGCACCGGGCTTGGGCTGGCGATCGCGCGGATGATCGCGGAGCAGCACGGTGGCACGCTCGCCGCGCGCAGCCGCATCGGCCAGGGGAGCACCTTTACCGTCCGCCTCCCGGCGCGGGAGACGCCGGCGTAA
- a CDS encoding NUDIX domain-containing protein, translated as MRRVSQTAAGIVLYHVADGGRRYLLVRSALTRRPIWEFPKGGVEAGETDEIAAERELQEEAGMRQSDYRVLHGFREEERYVFTQGKGEERTLIVKRVVYFLAESNTDAVTISHEAEAFRWAPYDEAHRLLRFPGKRAVLERAEAFLNRVPAPAT; from the coding sequence ATGAGGAGGGTTTCACAGACAGCCGCGGGAATCGTGCTGTACCACGTCGCGGACGGCGGGCGGCGCTACCTGCTGGTGCGCTCGGCGCTCACGCGGCGGCCCATCTGGGAGTTTCCCAAGGGCGGGGTCGAGGCGGGCGAGACCGACGAGATCGCGGCCGAGCGCGAGCTGCAGGAGGAAGCCGGGATGCGGCAGAGCGACTACCGCGTGCTGCACGGCTTCCGCGAGGAGGAACGCTACGTCTTCACGCAGGGCAAGGGCGAGGAGCGCACGCTCATCGTCAAGCGCGTGGTGTACTTCCTGGCCGAGTCCAACACCGACGCCGTCACCATCAGCCACGAAGCCGAGGCGTTCCGCTGGGCGCCGTACGACGAGGCCCACCGCCTGCTGCGCTTTCCCGGCAAGCGGGCGGTGCTGGAGCGCGCCGAGGCCTTCCTCAACCGCGTCCCCGCCCCCGCCACCTGA